The Terriglobales bacterium region GCCGTTCTACCGGTTGATCATTTCGGCGTCCAGCAAGGCCGAGGATGGGATGGAACTGCCGCTGCACCAGACGTACATGTCGTTCGAGCCGGAGGGCCTGCCGGATGACGCAACGGTGCTGAAAGACGTCGGGCAGATGGTGAAGAACCTGCTGGCGCTGCGACAGGCACCGTTAGCAGAGCCGTACACCGGACCGGCCATCCTCTCCGGCCGGGCAAGCGCGGTGTTCTTCCACGAGATCTTCGGCCACCGGATCGAAGGCCACCGCCAGAAGAACGAAGAAGAGGCGCAAACCTTCAAGAAGAAGGTCAACCAGGCGATCCTGCCCGATTTCCTGTCGGTGTATTCGGACCCAACGCAGCGTCGCGCGGGGAAGACCGAACTGGTCGGCTATTACCTCTACGACGACGAGGGGGTCAAAGCGCGGCGGGTGGTGGTGGTGGACAAGGGCGTGCTGAGGAACTTCCTGATGTCGCGCACCCCAATCGAGGGCTTCGATCATTCGAACGGGCACGGGCGGCGACAGCAGGGATACCGGGTGGTCGCGCGGCAATCGAATCTGCTGGTGGAGGCGAGCACGCATGTCCGGCGGGCCGAATTGAAGCAGCGGCTCATCGAGCAGATCAAGGCGGCGAACAAGCCCTACGGCCTACTGTTCGACGATATCGAGGGCGGCTTCACCTTCACCCAGCGCTTCTTGCCCAACGCTTTCAATGTGCGGCCGACGATGGTGTACCGGGTCTACCCGAACGGCCGGGAAGAGCTGGTGCGCGGTGTAGACCTGATCGGGACGCCGCTGATCGCCTTCAGCAAGATCCTGGCGGCGGATGACGAGGTGAGTGTCTTCAACGGGGTGTGCGGCGCAGAATCGGGGTGGGTACCGGTGTCGGCCACGGCGCCGGGGCTACTGATCTCGCAGATCGAAGTGCAGCGCAAGGAGAAATCGCAGGAGCGGTTGCCCATCCTGCCGCCGCCGTCGGCAAGCGTCAAGTAGAGGTCGAGGGCCTATGGCAAACAAGAGTCCGATCTGGGCGATCATCGCCGTGATGTGCTTGGCGGCGGGCGGGTGGGCGCAGGACGACGTGGTGCTGAAAGCGATGCGCGACGAGATGGCGCGCACCGTGAGCCAATTGC contains the following coding sequences:
- a CDS encoding metallopeptidase TldD-related protein, which codes for MAATLCWLGLLVLSGVAAGQEVSNDPVLATMRQEMERSLENLKKTPIPPYFLSYQLTDNHAIHIHGAFGALLNSNEEQTRLLDTDLRVGDYALDNTHSIRGGDYSFPDWGEQLGRRQLPLDDNRDALRMALWYETDQRYKHAIERLGAIKANVQVKADPEDHSPDFSRESKERYAEAEAQLSFDRKAWEDRIRKYSAPFAEHKEIIEGSAYVVAEVETRRYVNSDGSVIRTSSPFYRLIISASSKAEDGMELPLHQTYMSFEPEGLPDDATVLKDVGQMVKNLLALRQAPLAEPYTGPAILSGRASAVFFHEIFGHRIEGHRQKNEEEAQTFKKKVNQAILPDFLSVYSDPTQRRAGKTELVGYYLYDDEGVKARRVVVVDKGVLRNFLMSRTPIEGFDHSNGHGRRQQGYRVVARQSNLLVEASTHVRRAELKQRLIEQIKAANKPYGLLFDDIEGGFTFTQRFLPNAFNVRPTMVYRVYPNGREELVRGVDLIGTPLIAFSKILAADDEVSVFNGVCGAESGWVPVSATAPGLLISQIEVQRKEKSQERLPILPPPSASVK